The DNA region AAATCAGAGAAGGACTTCCCGCATATGTTACACTCATAAGTTTTCTCCCCTTCGGGAACGGACTGGTGCCTATCGAAGGCTGAGTTGTCAAGGAAGGTCTTCCCACACTCATTACACTCATAGCGCTTCTCTCCTAGGTCATCTGCGTGATCAGGGAGACACTGCAGCTGGGATGGCTTCCCACACTCACCGCACTCCTGCGCTCTCTCTTCTGCATGGACCTTCCGGTGCCTAATGAAAGCGGAGTTTAGATTGAAGGTTTTCCCACATTCTGTACACTCGTAAGGTTTCTCTTCTAAATGGCTCCGATAGTGTATGGTGAGGTACGACACCCGAGAGAAGAATTTCCCACACTCACTACACTGATAGGGCTTCTCCcctgtgtgtgttctctggtGTGTAATGAGGGTGGACTTCCGGTAGTAGGATTTACCACACTCATTACACTTATAAagcttctctcctgtgtgtgttctCTGATGGTCATTGAGGGCAGACTTCCGGGAGAAGGATTTCCCGCATTCACTACATGGATAGGGCCTCTCCCCTGAATGATTCCTCTGATGTAGTGTGAGGTGTGTCTTCTGGCAGAAGGTCTTTCCGCACTCACtacattcatagggcttctctcctgaaTGAGTTCTCTGGTGCTGTGTGAGGTGTAACTTCTGACAGAAGGTCTTCCCACACTCATTACACTTATAGGGCTTTTCTTCTAAATGTGACCGCCGATGTACAGTGAGGGTTCCCTTTTGACTAAAGGACTTTCCGCACACACTACAAGCATATGGTTTTTCTCCTGTGTGAGCTCTCTGATGGATGATGAATTTGGACTTCTTACAGAAGGACTTCCCACACTGCGTACATTCGAAGGGCTTCAGTTCCATCTGTGATCTCGGATATGTACTGAAGTCCGATATTTGGATGAAATCTGGTCCAGAATCATCCCATTCATAGGGCTTCTCCCCCATATAAGCTCTCTCATGAACCATGAAAACACTTTCACTATCTAAGGCTTCCATGCACTCATAATCAAAGGGTTTCTCCAAAATGGTGATTTTCTGCAAAATACGTTCATTGTGTTGAGAGGCATTACCCTCGCCTTGGTTAAAGTCatcagggttttctctgtatgcTTTCCCACACTCAAAACACATGCTGGACTTTTCCACTGCATAGCTTCCGTCACTGCTAATCAGTTCTGAAACAGACTCCAGAGTCTCCCCACAGGAGACACAGCAGTGAGCGCCTGAGCTAGGGGAAGTGAGGGTTGGTTCTAGGGTGCAGGCTTCATCAAATGCAACCCCCTCCTCCACTCTCCAGGGGTGGAGATTATCACCGCACTGCAGATGTTTCTGGCCATTTTCCTGGATTCCTTCTCTGGGATCATAAACTTTACTGATTGCTGAAAAGGAATGAGATTGAACAAATGAAAAGGAATGAGATTGAACAAATGTTATCAACATGAGTATACAAGCTACAGATGGGGGTGGCACCTAAATGTCAGATTTGCAGACAATCTGTGTGTACAAAATGTACAGGTCTCCTTCTCCTTTGATTTATAATCTGTaatctgtgtgtaggtgtgtgtggggaTGGGTAAGAAATGGGAAGAGAACCAATGTACAATGGAAACAAGCACCCTACGTTACAAAGATTAACCTAAGAAATGATGAGCAGAAAGCAGTTACTGAAAGGGCACTAGACGCAGACAGACACGGGAGGACTCGCAGTGGGAGGACTCGCAGCAAAGCGAAGCAGAGGAAAATAATTACTGGGCAtgtgaaaaagaaatgttctaaTATGGTCTATGTTTGGGAAACCCAGACTGCCATTTCTATCAAATGGTAATACATCACCACACAAGAAGACTGGCACCTTAGACACTTCTGCATTTACATCAATGGGTCTACATCTCATGGGAGATTACAGCTTAGTCACTTCTGaaatctttgcttttgtttttgtttcaaacagtgtgtttttatttagcccagcctgggctaaataaaaCTTTCAGCAATTTACCTGCCTTCCTTGGAGCTTTGGGACTACAGACCTGAACCACCACACTCAGTGAAATCTTTGCCTTCTGACTGCACACATTAGTAAAAGCATTCTGAAAGTTTCATGTTCCTCCCACTTAGAGTCCCACAACCAGGGCTTGGACATTTGTGACCCAAGCAAATGCTCACTACGTTCATTCTTTAATCTCCTTTCCATGTCCTGACTTACATCCCCTAACCTGCTATGTCTTCTCTCCTCATAGTTTTTTCCTTAATTCTGAATACAAATAAATCTCCACGTTTCTGGATTTTGCTTGCTATAAAGCATCAGGTTTCAGAAGCGTCCCCTAcaaaatcaattaatttaaaaaggagcattttttaaaatttcactctCTTCACTTACTCAAGTGCCTCTGAGCACGGTGGTCACCGTCCACTGTCCAGGGCTCTTCTCCCTGCTCCAACTTAATAATCACGTTTGGCTTGGTAATGTCATACCCTGTTaacaagaaaaggagaagggTTTGGACTCACTGGCTACAGAGCCACTGTGGTATAGGAAGCTGCACCACAAGTTACATAatgctttgcctgcatttatCAAGTAAAATCAGAGCCTTTTTGTGTATCGGGCTGTAGCTAACACACCTAACATACAGGAGGCTCCGGGTTCAACCTCCAGCACCACAATGGAGAAAACACATAGGATCTTTCAGTGGAGCAGTAAAGATACACCCAATGTCTACCCTAAAGGACTAAGAGTCAGCACTTGTTCCTTCAAACTCAAAGCAAGTCACTAAGTTCACAGTGTTTAGGAAGCAAGTGACCCTCACCCACAGAGACGAGGTTGCtgtaggtctccagcatcacatcccTGTATGTTGTCCTCTCCTCAGGGTCTAGCTGCTGCCACTCCTCCTGGGTGAAGGCCACAGCCACATCCTTGAATGACAGTGGGCCCTGCAATGACACGATCAGAATCAGGACATATATAAAAAGCACAGGGGGAACAAGCGTTTCTCA from Mastomys coucha isolate ucsf_1 unplaced genomic scaffold, UCSF_Mcou_1 pScaffold22, whole genome shotgun sequence includes:
- the Rbak gene encoding RB-associated KRAB zinc finger protein, with the protein product MSRSKGPLSFKDVAVAFTQEEWQQLDPEERTTYRDVMLETYSNLVSVGYDITKPNVIIKLEQGEEPWTVDGDHRAQRHLTISKVYDPREGIQENGQKHLQCGDNLHPWRVEEGVAFDEACTLEPTLTSPSSGAHCCVSCGETLESVSELISSDGSYAVEKSSMCFECGKAYRENPDDFNQGEGNASQHNERILQKITILEKPFDYECMEALDSESVFMVHERAYMGEKPYEWDDSGPDFIQISDFSTYPRSQMELKPFECTQCGKSFCKKSKFIIHQRAHTGEKPYACSVCGKSFSQKGTLTVHRRSHLEEKPYKCNECGKTFCQKLHLTQHQRTHSGEKPYECSECGKTFCQKTHLTLHQRNHSGERPYPCSECGKSFSRKSALNDHQRTHTGEKLYKCNECGKSYYRKSTLITHQRTHTGEKPYQCSECGKFFSRVSYLTIHYRSHLEEKPYECTECGKTFNLNSAFIRHRKVHAEERAQECGECGKPSQLQCLPDHADDLGEKRYECNECGKTFLDNSAFDRHQSVPEGEKTYECNICGKSFSDLSCYTVHYRGHSEEKPFGCSECGKTFSHNSSLFRHQRVHTGEKPYECFECGKFFSQKSYLTIHHRIHSGEKPYECSKCGKVFSRMSNLTVHYRSHSGEKPYECNECGKVFSQKSYLTVHYRTHSGEKPYECNECGKKFHHRSAFNSHQRIHKRGTVTVLNVENL